In one Erythrobacteraceae bacterium WH01K genomic region, the following are encoded:
- a CDS encoding CoA-acylating methylmalonate-semialdehyde dehydrogenase codes for MRQIDHLIAGGSPAATGRTHKVWNPSTGEVQAEVVLGNASTLDAAVAKAKEVQPGWAATNPQKRARVMFEFKRLVEENKQELAELLSSEHGKVVEDSHGDVQRGLEVIEFACGIPQALKGEYTQGAGPGIDVYSMRQPLGIGAGITPFNFPAMIPMWMFGMAIAAGNAFILKPSERDPSVPVRLAELFLEAGAPQGLLQVVHGDKEMVDAILDHPDIPAVSFVGSSDIAQYIYERGAANAKRVQAFGGAKNHGIVMPDADLDQVVNDLAGAAFGSAGERCMALPVVVPVGEDTADRLREKLIPAINALRVGVATDADAHYGPVVTPEHKARIESWIDTAEKEGAEVVLDGRGFSLQGHEDGFFVGPTLLDRVTPDMESYREEIFGPVLQIVRAKDFEDALRLPSEHQYGNGVAIFTRNGHAAREFASRVNVGMVGINVPIPVPVSYHSFGGWKRSGFGDIDQYGMEGLKFWTKNKKVTQRWPDGTADGGHENAFVIPTMG; via the coding sequence ATGCGCCAGATCGACCACCTGATTGCCGGGGGCTCCCCCGCCGCCACGGGCCGCACCCACAAGGTCTGGAACCCCTCCACTGGCGAAGTTCAGGCCGAGGTCGTGCTCGGCAATGCCTCCACGCTGGACGCTGCCGTTGCGAAAGCGAAGGAAGTGCAGCCCGGCTGGGCCGCGACCAATCCGCAGAAACGCGCCCGCGTGATGTTCGAGTTCAAGCGCTTGGTCGAGGAGAACAAGCAGGAACTCGCCGAACTGCTTTCCAGCGAGCACGGCAAGGTCGTCGAGGATTCGCATGGCGACGTGCAGCGCGGGCTGGAAGTCATCGAATTCGCCTGCGGCATCCCGCAGGCGCTGAAGGGCGAATACACGCAAGGCGCCGGCCCCGGCATCGACGTCTATTCCATGCGGCAGCCGCTGGGCATCGGCGCAGGCATCACGCCGTTCAACTTCCCCGCCATGATCCCGATGTGGATGTTCGGCATGGCGATTGCGGCAGGCAATGCCTTCATTCTGAAGCCTTCGGAGCGCGACCCCAGCGTGCCTGTGCGGCTGGCAGAGCTGTTCCTGGAAGCGGGGGCGCCGCAAGGCCTGCTGCAGGTCGTCCATGGGGACAAGGAGATGGTCGATGCCATCCTCGACCACCCCGACATCCCGGCCGTCAGCTTCGTCGGATCGTCGGACATCGCGCAGTATATCTACGAACGCGGCGCGGCGAATGCGAAGCGTGTGCAAGCCTTTGGCGGGGCCAAGAACCACGGGATCGTGATGCCCGACGCCGATCTCGACCAGGTTGTGAACGATCTGGCCGGCGCTGCTTTCGGCTCTGCCGGCGAACGCTGCATGGCGCTGCCGGTTGTCGTGCCGGTGGGCGAGGACACCGCCGACCGCCTGCGCGAGAAGCTGATCCCGGCAATCAACGCCCTGCGGGTCGGCGTCGCCACCGATGCGGACGCGCATTACGGCCCCGTCGTCACGCCGGAGCACAAGGCGCGCATCGAAAGCTGGATCGACACGGCCGAGAAGGAAGGCGCCGAAGTCGTTCTCGACGGGCGCGGCTTCAGCCTTCAGGGGCATGAGGACGGCTTCTTCGTCGGCCCGACCCTGCTCGACCGCGTCACGCCGGACATGGAAAGCTACCGGGAAGAAATCTTCGGCCCCGTGCTCCAGATCGTGCGCGCAAAGGATTTCGAGGATGCCCTGCGCCTGCCGAGCGAGCATCAATACGGCAATGGCGTCGCCATCTTCACCCGCAACGGCCATGCCGCGCGCGAGTTTGCGAGCCGGGTCAATGTCGGCATGGTCGGCATCAACGTGCCGATCCCGGTCCCGGTCAGCTATCACAGCTTCGGCGGCTGGAAGCGCTCTGGCTTCGGGGATATCGACCAGTACGGCATGGAAGGCCTGAAGTTCTGGACCAAGAACAAGAAGGTGACCCAGCGCTGGCCCGACGGCACGGCGGATGGCGGCCACGAAAACGCCTTCGTCATTCCGACGATGGGGTGA
- a CDS encoding acyl-CoA dehydrogenase family protein — MTGQFQLTEDQLAIQDMARRFTADNITPHAGEWDEKSHFPRDVIQSTAELGFGAIYVSEESGGIGLGRLEAALIMEAMAYGCPTTSAFISIHNMASWMIDQFGSQDVKDRYLPDLISMEKIASYCLTEPGSGSDAAGLKTQAVLDGDHYVLNGTKQFISGGGVNDVYVTMVRTSDHKTKGITCLVIDKDTPGVSFGAPEKKLGWNASPTAQVIFEDARVPVANRVGDEGEGFRFAMMGLDGGRLNIGACSLGGAQRCLDEAVAYTKDRQQFDQPIADFQNTQFMLADMATDLESARALLYLAAAKVTDGAPDKSRFSAMAKRLATDNGSKVVNDALQLFGGYGYLKDYPIERFWRDLRVHSILEGTNQVMRMIVGRDLLRQ; from the coding sequence ATGACAGGACAATTCCAGCTTACCGAAGACCAGCTTGCCATCCAGGATATGGCCCGCCGGTTCACCGCCGACAATATCACGCCGCATGCCGGGGAATGGGACGAGAAAAGCCATTTCCCGCGCGACGTGATCCAGTCCACCGCTGAACTGGGCTTCGGCGCGATCTACGTGTCGGAGGAAAGCGGCGGCATCGGCCTCGGCCGGCTGGAAGCGGCGCTGATCATGGAAGCGATGGCCTATGGCTGCCCGACCACCAGCGCCTTCATCTCGATCCATAACATGGCGAGCTGGATGATCGACCAGTTCGGGTCGCAGGACGTAAAGGACCGGTATCTGCCGGACCTGATCTCCATGGAGAAGATCGCCAGCTATTGCCTGACCGAACCGGGCAGCGGGTCCGACGCGGCAGGCCTGAAGACACAGGCCGTGCTGGATGGCGACCATTACGTCCTCAACGGCACGAAGCAGTTCATTTCGGGCGGCGGGGTCAACGATGTCTACGTAACCATGGTCCGCACCTCCGACCACAAGACGAAGGGCATTACCTGCCTCGTCATCGACAAGGATACGCCCGGCGTCAGCTTCGGCGCGCCGGAGAAAAAGCTGGGCTGGAACGCCAGCCCCACCGCGCAGGTCATCTTCGAGGATGCGCGCGTGCCGGTCGCCAACCGCGTCGGTGACGAGGGCGAGGGTTTTCGTTTCGCCATGATGGGTCTGGACGGAGGGCGGCTGAACATCGGGGCGTGTTCGCTTGGCGGAGCGCAGCGGTGTCTCGACGAGGCGGTGGCCTATACCAAGGATCGCCAGCAGTTCGACCAGCCTATCGCCGACTTCCAGAACACCCAGTTCATGCTGGCCGACATGGCGACCGACCTCGAAAGCGCCCGCGCCCTGCTCTATCTCGCGGCGGCGAAGGTGACGGATGGCGCTCCCGACAAGTCGCGCTTCTCCGCCATGGCGAAGCGGCTGGCGACCGACAATGGCAGCAAGGTCGTGAACGACGCGCTGCAATTGTTCGGCGGCTACGGCTATCTGAAGGACTACCCGATCGAACGCTTCTGGCGCGACCTGCGTGTGCATTCGATCCTGGAAGGCACGAACCAGGTCATGCGGATGATCGTGGGCCGCGACCTCCTGCGCCAGTAA
- a CDS encoding enoyl-CoA hydratase/isomerase family protein: MTQDINIHKHGRVGHISLNRPSALHALTLDMCHAMSAALTEWENDDSVEAIILDHAEGRGFCAGGDINLLRKSALEDGGVAGRQFFHDEYQLNHQMFVYPKPIVAFMDGITMGGGVGIAMPAKYRVATENTRFAMPETGIGLFPDVGGGWHLSRLGGRLGQFLALTGARLDGSECLWAGIATHYVPSEMLEELKARIVEKPDRISGILSEPVGTPPKARIEANADLIRKHFASDRYEDILASLEAAADDGDTWAAKERDTLGTKSPQTCKVALRQLAESEKLDSFAENMAMEYRIASRVLVRPDFAEGVRAVIVDKTNDPKWDPPTPQDVSEELIDSIFAPLPADEEWKPL, translated from the coding sequence ATGACCCAAGACATCAACATCCACAAACACGGCCGCGTCGGCCACATCAGCCTCAACCGGCCCAGTGCGCTCCATGCGCTCACCCTCGACATGTGCCACGCGATGAGCGCGGCGCTGACGGAGTGGGAGAACGACGACAGCGTAGAGGCCATCATCCTCGACCATGCGGAGGGGCGCGGTTTCTGCGCCGGCGGCGACATCAACCTGCTGCGCAAGAGCGCGCTGGAAGATGGCGGCGTGGCGGGGCGCCAGTTCTTCCACGACGAATACCAACTGAACCACCAGATGTTCGTCTATCCCAAGCCCATCGTCGCTTTCATGGACGGCATCACCATGGGCGGCGGCGTGGGCATCGCCATGCCTGCGAAATACCGCGTGGCGACGGAGAACACCCGCTTTGCCATGCCGGAAACGGGCATCGGCCTGTTCCCCGATGTCGGCGGCGGCTGGCACTTGTCGCGCCTTGGCGGGCGGCTTGGCCAGTTCCTCGCGCTGACGGGCGCGCGGCTCGACGGGAGCGAGTGCCTGTGGGCGGGGATCGCGACGCATTACGTGCCGAGCGAGATGCTGGAGGAACTGAAGGCCCGCATCGTGGAAAAGCCCGACCGGATTTCCGGCATCTTGTCCGAACCCGTCGGCACCCCGCCTAAGGCCCGTATCGAAGCCAATGCCGACCTCATCCGCAAGCATTTCGCATCCGACCGCTACGAGGACATCCTTGCCAGCCTGGAAGCGGCGGCGGACGATGGCGACACCTGGGCGGCGAAGGAGCGCGACACGCTGGGCACGAAGAGCCCGCAGACCTGCAAGGTCGCGCTGCGCCAACTCGCTGAATCCGAAAAGCTGGACAGCTTCGCCGAGAACATGGCGATGGAATACCGCATCGCCAGCCGCGTGCTGGTGCGCCCCGATTTTGCCGAGGGCGTGCGCGCCGTGATCGTGGACAAGACGAACGACCCGAAATGGGACCCTCCCACTCCGCAGGATGTGAGCGAGGAACTGATCGACAGCATCTTCGCCCCCCTGCCCGCAGACGAAGAATGGAAACCGCTATGA